The window CCTGAGAAAATAGCTCGATGCCAGGTAAAACATTCTCTGAATAGGTTGATGATGCGCTGATTGCTGAAGCAGTCACCATCACCACCTGCGAAGAAGCCACCTCATCTTGAGGTGGCTTTTTTGTTGTCTATTGTTCTGCGGCGAGATAAGTGCTTGCTTCACGCAGCGATTCAATCACCATGTGATCCCTTGGGTTGCGGTCTGGGTTGCCGTCGCGAAGGCTGAAGAGGGTCTGCATTCCTGCCGAACGAGCGGCGTCGCATTCCGCTCCGTTGTCACTCACGAACCAAACGTTGTTTGGGGAAGTGTGCAGATGCTTTGCGATTGTTGTGTAGCTCTCGGTGGATTTTTTGGGTCCAGTGCGGGTGTCAAACCAGTGGCTGAAAAGGTTTTCAAGGTTGCCTGCAGGACTGTGCCTGTATAACAGTTGTTGTGCCTGAATGCTGCCCGATGAATACACCGAAAGTGCCCATCCTTGCTCATGCCATTGACGCAGGCATTCCGCCGTTTCTGGAAATAGTTGAGATTTGAGTTCTCCGTTTATGTAGCCGTATTCCCAGATTTTGCCTTGAATATCTTTGAGCGCTGTCGACTTTTTGTCGATGCTGATCAAGTGCTTGAGATATTGGATTAGCCCGTCACTCTCATTGATTTGCTGTTCGTCAATCTGCTTTTTTAGGCGCGAGCTTTCGGGGGACTGATCATTTTTCCACTCGGCTGTAGCTTCTTGGATTGCTTTGTTTTCAGTGCTTTTGTTCCAGTGCTTTTTGATGTAGCTGGTCAGTTCTTGCTTTGCGAAGGGGAACAAAATGTCGCTGACAAAGCTTACTGGGCATGTCGTTCCCTCAATGTCGAGCAGAAGATGTTGTTGATTCATGATTGATGTCCGATCTGCATTTGGGTCAATTTCACCTTCAAGAGGAACTCGAGGATTTCCAGGTGTCGTTTGCTCGCATCAAGGTCAGCGCCCCATGCGTAAAGGCCGTGCCCGGCCACAAGAAACCCGCATGGCGCCGTTTTCAAGCATGGGCCGACGGCATCGCCTAGCTCTTGCATCGACTGACTGTTACTGATGACAGGGATGTTGATGCAGCTTGCGTGCGTCGTGATGCCAACCAGGCCTTTCTGCATTTCCCAGCCCTCCAACACAACCCCTTCTTTGTTTTCGTAGTGGCGGGACAACACCGTCCCGGGGATGGAATGGGTGTGCAGCACAGCTCCCGCTTGGGTCGCTTCAACAATGCGGAGATGCAGCGCTGTTTCGGCACTGGCTTTTCCTTCGCCAGCTAAAACCTCGCCGCGCTCATCCACCACAATCAACCCACCGGGAGGCACCTGCCCTTTGTCCACACCACTGGGTGCCATGAGCAACTGCAGGGGCTGATGCTGCAGCACCACGCTGAAGTTCCCTCCGGTGCCATCGCACCAGCCGCGTAGGTGGATGTCCTGCATCACTTCGGTCAAGCGATCGCGCTGGGTTTGGCTTGCGGTCACATTC of the Synechococcus sp. MU1617 genome contains:
- the mtnC gene encoding acireductone synthase, which produces MNQQHLLLDIEGTTCPVSFVSDILFPFAKQELTSYIKKHWNKSTENKAIQEATAEWKNDQSPESSRLKKQIDEQQINESDGLIQYLKHLISIDKKSTALKDIQGKIWEYGYINGELKSQLFPETAECLRQWHEQGWALSVYSSGSIQAQQLLYRHSPAGNLENLFSHWFDTRTGPKKSTESYTTIAKHLHTSPNNVWFVSDNGAECDAARSAGMQTLFSLRDGNPDRNPRDHMVIESLREASTYLAAEQ
- the mtnB gene encoding methylthioribulose 1-phosphate dehydratase translates to MTASQTQRDRLTEVMQDIHLRGWCDGTGGNFSVVLQHQPLQLLMAPSGVDKGQVPPGGLIVVDERGEVLAGEGKASAETALHLRIVEATQAGAVLHTHSIPGTVLSRHYENKEGVVLEGWEMQKGLVGITTHASCINIPVISNSQSMQELGDAVGPCLKTAPCGFLVAGHGLYAWGADLDASKRHLEILEFLLKVKLTQMQIGHQS